Proteins from a genomic interval of Rhodococcoides fascians A25f:
- a CDS encoding TetR/AcrR family transcriptional regulator: MSPSQQQRRTETIGKLLDATIASLCEKGYAATSVSEIVNRAGVSSGAMFRHFDTRLDLIVAAADEVRRRQFVEFRRGLSGFGSASIEHCLELLRAACRAPINGAWYELLTAARSDEELRERLQPFTVRYHEQIGELARALPVAGVIDPRHLETVIFTVVHLLDGEALAAVVHPQPEQEAMRLRMIAHLLRGGTLHALTDAG, encoded by the coding sequence GTGAGCCCGAGTCAACAGCAGCGCCGCACCGAGACCATCGGAAAACTGCTCGACGCGACCATTGCGTCGTTGTGCGAGAAGGGCTACGCCGCAACCAGTGTCAGCGAGATAGTCAACCGCGCGGGGGTGTCGTCCGGTGCCATGTTTCGGCATTTCGACACCAGGCTCGACCTGATCGTCGCAGCGGCCGACGAGGTTCGCCGACGTCAGTTCGTGGAGTTTCGCCGCGGCCTGTCCGGTTTCGGCAGCGCGTCGATCGAGCACTGCCTCGAACTGCTCAGGGCTGCGTGCCGCGCCCCGATCAACGGGGCCTGGTACGAGCTGCTGACCGCCGCCCGCAGCGACGAGGAGCTACGAGAGAGACTGCAGCCGTTCACTGTTCGATATCACGAGCAGATAGGTGAACTCGCACGAGCGCTACCGGTCGCCGGCGTGATCGATCCACGGCATCTGGAAACGGTGATCTTCACCGTGGTGCATCTACTCGACGGTGAGGCGTTGGCGGCCGTGGTCCATCCGCAGCCCGAGCAGGAAGCCATGCGGCTGAGAATGATTGCTCACCTGTTGCGCGGTGGCACTCTGCACGCCCTGACGGACGCAGGATGA
- a CDS encoding alpha/beta fold hydrolase → MTGWTVRTSGAELPVFEYGNPSARSTVLLVHGYPDNHHVFDPLIAELADTVRVIAYDTRGSGAAVLEPAADVAIEQLARDAFAVVESIPGLTGKVHVFAHDWGSVQMWEAMAAPRATTAFASYTSVSGPSLDHLRQVARTRLVRPQRWPSLIGQLARSWYVFGFHLPVVGTRVPALLARLGAEGDPTPTVADQQRGIALYRANVLRRVLRGPAARCVVPTTVVAPTHDRMLSPNLTDGLDRWIPDLRVVQVDAGHWWPYTHPVDAARVLMDRVRDAE, encoded by the coding sequence ATGACGGGCTGGACGGTACGCACGTCCGGTGCCGAGCTTCCCGTATTCGAATACGGAAACCCGTCCGCGCGCTCGACGGTACTGCTGGTGCACGGCTATCCCGACAATCATCACGTGTTCGATCCGCTGATCGCCGAGCTCGCCGATACGGTTCGGGTGATCGCCTACGACACGCGAGGCAGCGGAGCGGCCGTGCTCGAGCCTGCGGCGGACGTTGCCATCGAGCAGCTGGCGCGAGACGCCTTCGCGGTGGTCGAGTCGATTCCGGGGCTCACCGGCAAGGTGCACGTCTTTGCTCACGACTGGGGGTCGGTCCAGATGTGGGAGGCGATGGCCGCTCCTCGGGCAACCACCGCCTTCGCGTCGTACACGTCGGTGTCGGGGCCCAGTCTGGATCATTTGCGGCAGGTCGCGCGGACGCGGCTGGTGCGGCCGCAGCGTTGGCCGTCGCTCATCGGGCAGCTGGCACGGTCCTGGTACGTCTTCGGGTTTCACCTGCCCGTGGTCGGCACCCGGGTACCTGCTCTGTTGGCGCGACTGGGTGCCGAGGGTGACCCGACCCCGACGGTGGCCGACCAACAGCGCGGCATCGCCCTGTACCGCGCGAACGTGCTGCGGCGTGTGCTCCGCGGGCCTGCTGCGCGGTGCGTCGTCCCGACCACCGTGGTGGCTCCTACACACGACCGCATGCTGTCGCCGAACCTCACCGACGGTCTGGATCGATGGATCCCCGACCTGCGCGTCGTCCAGGTCGACGCAGGCCACTGGTGGCCGTACACACACCCGGTCGATGCTGCTCGCGTGCTGATGGACAGGGTTCGGGACGCGGAGTAG
- a CDS encoding glycosyltransferase, giving the protein MDGTALDRLGSASDVSASSGGDSRSELTVQRLLFDGPSPLVSADMYSSVGKGNAERTRTGARIGKRSVLHTNSYFGRFPASYWQRWTSVTEVVFQANVSGAGRVDLVATDYKGHERTMASTTVDSANASTQLAVPVATTQFLDGGALYVRFTTTSTELSVQDAEWTVAAPEKLRPTSVVICTFNRADDCANTVAAMADDPIALLGVDNVYVIDQGTDQVQTREKFQRVAAELGDKLVYITQPNLGGAGGFTRGLYEVQGKGGDPANVIFMDDDVLCEPEAIVRMNSFANMTIEPAIIGAQMLYLLHPDRVHVGAEVANLQKLEAGIHVKNAISDKSAFKRKRQQDVRVDAGYNGWWSCLIPSEIVGQVGYPLPLFFQWDDIEYGYRSRANGFATVTLPGAAVWHADFAWKDWDEWHRYFNLRNGMITAALHIELDGKTLAKQLFTDLLRYLVSMQYGMAYTLIKAVEDFLAGPDNLLDGGMDAAGSIRRERAAYGETKRHNANDVPGVRPADMFITPAGPHPKKSMEFAVLAKRVLNQWRGTVNPGPVAISADDAHWWHVSLFSHAIVTDRSQEGVRVRKRNKAHASELLKRGVTALKRLRTETPTVAASYRAAVPKLTSRENWARLYGQ; this is encoded by the coding sequence ATGGACGGCACTGCTCTCGATCGTCTCGGCTCCGCATCGGATGTGTCCGCTTCTTCCGGCGGTGACAGCCGGTCCGAGCTGACTGTTCAGAGACTTCTGTTCGACGGCCCGTCGCCCCTGGTCAGTGCCGATATGTACAGCTCCGTCGGCAAGGGCAATGCCGAACGCACCCGCACCGGCGCGCGGATCGGCAAGCGCAGCGTGCTGCACACGAACAGCTATTTCGGACGGTTCCCGGCCAGCTACTGGCAGCGGTGGACCTCGGTCACCGAGGTGGTCTTCCAGGCGAACGTCTCCGGTGCCGGCCGAGTCGATCTGGTTGCGACCGACTACAAGGGCCACGAGCGCACGATGGCCAGCACGACGGTGGACTCCGCGAACGCGTCGACTCAGTTGGCCGTACCGGTGGCCACCACGCAGTTCCTCGACGGCGGCGCGCTGTACGTCCGCTTCACCACCACGTCGACCGAGTTGTCGGTGCAGGACGCCGAGTGGACCGTCGCCGCGCCCGAGAAGCTGCGACCCACCTCGGTGGTGATCTGCACGTTCAACCGCGCCGACGACTGCGCCAACACCGTTGCCGCGATGGCGGACGACCCGATTGCGCTGCTCGGTGTCGACAACGTCTACGTGATCGATCAGGGCACCGATCAGGTGCAGACGCGGGAGAAGTTCCAGCGCGTGGCGGCCGAGCTCGGCGACAAGCTCGTCTACATCACCCAGCCCAACCTCGGCGGTGCAGGTGGCTTCACCCGTGGCCTCTACGAGGTACAGGGCAAGGGCGGCGATCCGGCCAACGTGATCTTCATGGACGACGACGTGCTGTGCGAGCCCGAGGCGATCGTGCGCATGAACTCGTTCGCCAACATGACCATCGAGCCCGCCATCATCGGCGCGCAGATGCTGTACCTGCTCCACCCCGACCGTGTGCACGTCGGTGCCGAGGTGGCGAACCTGCAGAAGCTCGAAGCCGGAATCCACGTCAAGAACGCGATCTCGGACAAGAGTGCGTTCAAGCGCAAGCGCCAGCAGGACGTCCGTGTCGACGCCGGATACAACGGCTGGTGGTCGTGCCTCATCCCGTCCGAGATCGTCGGACAGGTGGGGTACCCGTTGCCGCTGTTCTTCCAGTGGGATGACATCGAGTACGGATACCGCTCTCGCGCAAACGGATTCGCCACCGTCACGCTCCCGGGTGCGGCCGTCTGGCACGCCGACTTCGCGTGGAAGGACTGGGACGAGTGGCACCGCTACTTCAACCTGCGCAACGGCATGATCACCGCCGCCCTGCACATCGAACTCGACGGTAAGACGCTCGCGAAGCAACTCTTCACAGACCTGCTCCGCTACCTGGTGTCGATGCAATACGGCATGGCGTACACGCTGATCAAGGCCGTCGAAGACTTCTTGGCAGGCCCGGACAATCTGCTCGACGGCGGTATGGACGCCGCCGGTTCGATCCGACGCGAACGTGCCGCTTACGGAGAAACGAAGCGGCACAACGCGAACGACGTTCCCGGGGTGCGTCCGGCCGATATGTTCATCACCCCTGCGGGACCGCACCCGAAGAAGAGCATGGAATTCGCCGTGCTTGCCAAGCGAGTGCTCAATCAGTGGCGCGGGACGGTGAACCCCGGCCCCGTCGCCATCTCGGCCGACGACGCGCACTGGTGGCACGTCTCGCTGTTCTCGCACGCGATCGTCACCGACCGCTCGCAAGAAGGCGTCCGAGTTCGCAAGCGCAACAAGGCACATGCGTCCGAGCTGCTCAAGCGCGGAGTGACCGCACTCAAGCGTCTGCGCACCGAGACGCCGACGGTTGCCGCGTCGTACCGTGCCGCCGTGCCGAAGCTGACGAGCCGAGAGAACTGGGCTCGCCTCTACGGGCAGTAG